A section of the Oryza sativa Japonica Group chromosome 1, ASM3414082v1 genome encodes:
- the LOC4327340 gene encoding lachrymatory-factor synthase, whose protein sequence is MAATATATAAPEEEEGKRVMTRALEWEGCVVSPVPTATADEAWALLSDFLAFHRWHPRVAKCRPASPSAAASTAAAPPGSVVRYCEGTPRGDGAPPDWAHETLLEHDAARRFFRYEMNDNNMGFGVFVATFRVVPDAGGGDADAPGCELRWEFEGDPVRGTPKEALVARLQAGLDGMAARVQEHLMSARAADAAVIAAGGVEAADELNRDKYSIAV, encoded by the coding sequence atggcggcgacggcgacggcgacggcggcgccggaggaggaggaggggaagagggTGATGACGAGGGCGCTGGAGTGGGAAGGGTGCGTGGTGTCGCCggtgccgacggcgacggccgacgaGGCGTGGGCTCTGCTGTCGGACTTCCTCGCCTTCCACCGCTGGCACCCGCGCGTCGCCAAGTGCCGCcccgcctcgccgtcggccgcggcgagcacggccgccgccccgccgggcTCCGTCGTGCGGTACTGCGAGGGCACGCCGCGCGGCGACGGGGCGCCGCCGGACTGGGCGCACGAGACGCTGCTCGAGCACGACGCCGCGCGCCGCTTCTTCCGCTACGAGATGAACGACAACAACATGGGCTTCGGCGTCTTCGTCGCCACGTTCCGCGTCGTCCccgacgctggcggcggcgacgcggacgcGCCGGGGTGCGAGCTCCGGTGGGAGTTCGAGGGCGACCCCGTGCGCGGCACGCCCAAGGAGGCCCTCGTCGCGCGCCTGCAGGCCGGCCTCGACGGcatggcggcgcgcgtgcaGGAGCACCTCAtgtccgcccgcgccgccgacgccgccgtcatcgccgccggcggcgtcgaggccGCCGACGAGCTCAACCGGGACAAATACTCTATCGCGGTCTGA
- the LOC107277551 gene encoding uncharacterized protein → MEEQQRPVQPAGGGGGGGAPPEEQWRGAVEAALPGTPASAAWPHVASFYAAHRYLPGIDVCERVGDGGEDGGLLLVPGCVRHVASSAAGLWAREELLEAPDHAARRLRYAVVDSNMGFGRYVATLRVLDGGSGCRIAWAFECDAVCGEGWSEAALVARLAASVDGMAERVQQAVAAEAEARAGEEEEDGVAG, encoded by the coding sequence atggaggagcagcagcggcCGGTGcagcccgccggcggcggcggcggcggtggcgcgccgcCAGAAGAGCAGTGGCGCGGCGCCGTGGAGGCGGCGCTCCCGGGAACGCCGGCGTCCGCCGCGTGGCCGCACGTCGCCAGCTTCTACGCCGCGCACCGCTACCTCCCTGGCATCGACGTGTGCGagcgcgtcggcgacggcggcgaggatggtggcctcctcctcgtccccgGGTGCGTCCGGCACGTGGCGTCGAGCGCGGCGGGGCTGTGGGCGCGGGAGGAGCTCCTAGAGGCGCCGGaccacgcggcgcggcgcctcCGGTACGCCGTCGTCGACAGCAACATGGGGTTCGGCCGCTACGTCGCCACGCTCCGCGtcctcgacggcggcagcgggtgCCGCATCGCGTGGGCGTTCGAGTGCGACGCCGTGTGCGGCGAGGGGTGGAGCGAGGCGGCGCTGGTGGCGCGGCTCGCCGCCAGCGTGGACGGCATGGCCGAGAGGGTGCAGCAagccgtggcggcggaggccgaggcgcgcgccggagaagaagaagaagacggagTCGCTGGGTGA
- the LOC4327343 gene encoding uncharacterized protein has product MEGGGGGGEEMMMTSGATGRIVPVFRSVLSRRALLRLAVALHSLLLWVFLLVGGGGWRRRRGDAGEGAEAGRAVRTRRRAAEKEDVRRRRALAEEVAMVEDADGEGARRWETFVVPGARRNALFCRVWAPAAAAAEMRGILVIIHGLNEHSGRYLHFAELLTSCGFGVYAMDWIGHGGSDGLHGYVPSLDYVVEDIDVLLGKIVLENPGVPCFLLGHSTGGAVVLKASLFPRIRAKLEGIILTSPALRVKPAHPIVGAVAPIFSLLAPKFQFKGANKRGIPVSRDPAALLAKYSDPLVYTGPIRVRTGHEILRISSYLLHNLKKVTVPFMVLHGTADRVTDPLASQDLYNEASSRHKDLRLYDGFLHDLLFEPERDEIATDIIDWMERMLALQTV; this is encoded by the exons atggagggcggaggaggaggaggggaggagatgaTGATGACGTCGGGGGCGACGGGGCGGATCGTGCCGGTGTTCCGCTCCGTGCTGTCGCGGCGGGCGCtgctccgcctcgccgtcgcgctgCACTCGCTGCTCCTGTGGGtgttcctcctcgtcggcggcggcggctggcggcggaggcggggcgatgcgggggagggggcggaggcggggagggcggtgaggacgcggaggagggcggcggagaaggaggacgtgcggcggaggagggcgctcgcggaggaggtggccatGGTGGAGGACGCGGACGGGGAGGGGGCGAGGCGGTGGGAGACGTTCGTCGTCCCCGGGGCGAGGAGGAACGCGCTCTTCTGCCGCGTCtgggcgcccgccgccgccgccgccgagatgaG gggtattttggtcatcaTACATGGGCTTAATGAGCACAG TGGAAGGTATTTGCACTTTGCGGAGCTGCTCACATCATGTGGCTTTGGAGTATATGCAATGGACTGGATAG GCCATGGTGGAAGCGATGGTCTACATGGTTATGTGCCTTCACTAGATTATGTTGTAGAAGATATA GATGTACTTCTTGGTAAAATTGTGCTTGAGAATCCAGGGGTCCCCTGTTTTCTTCTTGGTCACTCCACTGGTGGAGCTGTTGTTTTGAAG GCATCATTGTTCCCTCGTATCAGAGCAAAACTGGAAGGCATCATCCTAACTTCACCAGCTCTGCGTGTAAAACCTGCTCATCCCATTGTAGGG GCTGTGGCGCCAATATTCTCTCTGTTAGCACCAAAGTTTCAGTTCAAGGGAGCTAACAAGAGAGGCATCCCGGTGTCCCGCGACCCGGCTGCCCTGCTAGCGAAGTACTCCGATCCGCTGGTTTACACCGGGCCGATCAGAGTTCGGACCGGCCATGAAATCCTACGCATCTCCTCCTACCTGCTGCACAACTTGAAGAAGGTCACCGTCCCATTCATGGTCCTCCATGGAACCGCAGACCGGGTGACCGACCCCCTGGCTTCACAGGACCTCTACAACGAGGCCTCATCGAGGCACAAGGATCTGAGGCTGTACGATGGGTTCTTGCACGATCTGCTCTTTGAGCCTGAGCGTGATGAGATCGCCACAGACATCATCGACTGGATGGAGCGAATGCTAGCTCTGCAAACCGTGTGA
- the LOC4327344 gene encoding uncharacterized protein translates to MMAPNGEGAVAAAAAAPAPAPAVARGKRAEKPRRISMEGLQRAMSDLALELTKKQQVADAAAGGGGGGEKLPEITEQQQVVVEEARCECCGMQEECTPEYARRVRERYCGRWVCGLCAAAASAEADRRCRHGGTGWTTATAEEALAAHMAVCGRFNRVGRANPVLMQTEAMREILRKRSRSNSPRDHGHGGLTRSSSCIPAITKD, encoded by the coding sequence ATGATGGCGCCAAACGGGGAAGGcgcagtggcggcggctgcggcggcgccggcgccggcgccggcggtggcgagggggAAGCGGGCGGAGAAGCCGCGGAGGATCTCGATGGAGGGGCTCCAGCGCGCCATGTCCGACCTGGCCCTGGAGCTCACCAAGAAGCAGCAGGTGGCGGacgcggcagccggcggcggcggcggcggcgagaagctGCCGGAGATCacggagcagcagcaggtggtggtggaggaggcgcggTGCGAGTGCTGCGGCATGCAGGAGGAGTGCACGCCGGAGTACGCGCGCCGCGTCCGGGAGCGCTACTGCGGGCGGTGGGTGTGCGGCctgtgcgccgccgcggcgagcgccgAGGCCGACAGGAGATGCCGCCACGGCGGCACCGggtggacgacggcgacggcggaggaggcgctggCGGCGCACATGGCGGTGTGCGGGCGGTTCAACCGCGTGGGGCGCGCCAACCCGGTGCTGATGCAGACGGAGGCCATGAGGGAGATCCTCCGCAAGAGGTCGAGGTCCAACAGCCCGAGGGACCACGGCCATGGCGGCCTCACCAGGAGCTCCAGCTGCATCCCCGCCATTACCAAGGACTGA